A window of the Parabacteroides merdae ATCC 43184 genome harbors these coding sequences:
- a CDS encoding universal stress protein, which produces MEDKLVTLAIHTFEKAQILKTMLETEGIEVYIHNVNQIQPVVSAGVRVRIKESDLPHALRIIEDSKWLSEDAEQEEKAGHQEKKILIPIDFSDYSIKACELGINYAHKVGAEVMIMHAYFSPYFPSAIPMGDTLAYQVNEEETAQNVLKRVQIDMENICTLINRKIHSGELPKVKYNYVLREGLPEEEIIAYSKEYHPSLIVMGTRGKSQKDMDLIGSVTGEVIEVNKVPVLAIPENVPFEDLSEAKNIAFATSFNQRDLVAFDEFMEIIKPYNAHIHLFNISTSKNEWNEIRLTGVNEYFKKQYPQAHITHTVLADGDLLLAIEKFVRDEHIDVIALSTYRRNILARMFNPSIARKMLFHTDTPLLVMHA; this is translated from the coding sequence ATGGAAGATAAATTAGTAACGTTAGCGATTCACACGTTTGAGAAAGCTCAGATTCTCAAAACGATGCTTGAAACAGAGGGGATTGAAGTTTACATACACAATGTGAACCAAATCCAACCGGTAGTTTCGGCTGGTGTACGTGTGCGAATTAAAGAAAGCGATCTGCCTCATGCCTTGCGTATCATCGAAGACAGTAAATGGCTTAGCGAGGATGCCGAACAAGAGGAAAAAGCCGGTCATCAGGAAAAGAAGATATTGATACCGATAGACTTTTCCGACTATTCTATCAAAGCGTGTGAATTGGGAATCAACTATGCCCATAAAGTCGGAGCCGAAGTGATGATCATGCACGCTTATTTCAGCCCTTATTTCCCGTCTGCTATTCCGATGGGCGACACGTTGGCTTATCAGGTGAACGAGGAAGAGACGGCGCAGAATGTCCTGAAGCGTGTCCAGATCGATATGGAAAACATCTGTACATTGATCAACCGCAAGATACACTCTGGTGAACTTCCTAAAGTGAAATACAATTATGTGCTCCGCGAAGGTTTGCCGGAAGAAGAGATCATTGCCTATAGCAAGGAATATCATCCGTCATTGATCGTGATGGGGACTCGTGGAAAGAGCCAGAAAGATATGGACCTGATCGGCAGTGTCACGGGTGAAGTGATCGAGGTGAATAAGGTTCCTGTCCTGGCCATTCCCGAAAATGTGCCTTTTGAAGATTTGAGCGAAGCTAAAAATATAGCTTTTGCCACTTCCTTCAATCAACGCGACTTGGTGGCATTCGATGAGTTTATGGAAATCATCAAACCGTACAATGCCCACATTCATTTGTTCAATATCTCGACAAGTAAGAACGAATGGAATGAAATACGGCTGACCGGAGTCAACGAGTATTTCAAGAAGCAGTATCCGCAAGCACATATCACCCATACGGTGCTGGCCGACGGCGACCTGTTGCTGGCAATCGAAAAGTTTGTGCGGGACGAACATATCGACGTGATAGCGCTCAGTACCTATCGCCGGAATATCCTGGCACGTATGTTCAATCCTTCGATCGCCCGTAAGATGCTGTTCCATACCGACACGCCGTTGCTGGTGATGCATGCATAG
- a CDS encoding phosphatase PAP2 family protein codes for MVEKILIYERDAFFALNGSDSAFLDRFMWIFTGKAVWLPLAFLILLVLIYKKNWRESLLILLAIVLVVTLCDQFASHVCKPVFTRFRPTHHPDFMDQVKTVFGYRGGLYGFISSHAANAFGFATLMALIMRDKLFGWTIFFWAALTAYTRVYLGVHFISDIVPGAISGVFFGYLVYRLYSFSRSKLLPVQVNNGEPLYSKKRIRLIVYAIYVTILIIIVFNVPLAACLQK; via the coding sequence ATGGTTGAGAAAATATTAATTTACGAACGCGACGCGTTCTTTGCGCTTAACGGCAGCGACTCTGCTTTTCTGGATCGTTTTATGTGGATTTTCACAGGAAAGGCAGTTTGGCTGCCGTTAGCCTTTCTGATCCTGTTGGTTCTGATCTATAAAAAGAACTGGCGTGAGTCATTATTGATCCTATTGGCGATCGTATTGGTCGTTACGCTGTGCGACCAGTTTGCCTCTCACGTCTGTAAGCCTGTCTTCACCCGTTTCCGCCCGACTCACCATCCTGATTTTATGGATCAGGTGAAAACTGTTTTCGGATACCGGGGAGGACTTTACGGATTTATTTCCAGCCATGCTGCGAACGCTTTCGGTTTCGCGACTCTTATGGCATTGATCATGCGGGATAAGTTGTTCGGCTGGACAATCTTTTTCTGGGCGGCTCTTACTGCTTATACACGGGTTTATCTTGGGGTTCATTTCATTTCGGATATCGTGCCGGGAGCCATTTCGGGTGTGTTCTTCGGTTATCTGGTCTACAGGCTCTATTCTTTCAGCCGTTCGAAGTTGCTTCCTGTGCAGGTGAATAATGGGGAACCACTGTACTCGAAGAAACGTATCCGTCTCATCGTCTATGCAATATATGTGACGATCCTGATTATTATCGTTTTTAATGTACCGCTTGCGGCTTGTTTGCAAAAATGA
- a CDS encoding tetratricopeptide repeat protein, giving the protein MKMNINMKKIVFFLLVQFVTLGAFAQEATIKEAEVAYTKEDYGKAIELYEGLLKTHGESAEIYYNLGNAYYKENKIAPAILNYERALLLDPGDGDIRFNLQLARQKSVDKIEPVGDFFLHRWFDKVQNMGAADSWAQIGIVCFILFIGCLILFFFSKWIHLKKIGFYLGLVFLVLVIFANIFAGNQKDELINRKSAIVFAPTVTVKSSPDASGTDLFILHEGTKVSIKSKLGDWNEIEMEDGNVGWMPSKDMEII; this is encoded by the coding sequence ATGAAGATGAATATAAATATGAAAAAGATCGTATTCTTTCTGCTGGTTCAATTCGTTACCTTAGGGGCATTTGCTCAAGAGGCGACGATTAAAGAGGCGGAAGTTGCCTATACGAAAGAAGACTATGGCAAGGCTATCGAACTCTACGAAGGGCTTCTGAAAACGCATGGCGAATCGGCTGAGATTTACTATAACTTAGGGAATGCCTATTATAAGGAGAACAAGATTGCCCCGGCCATCTTGAATTACGAGCGGGCTTTGCTGTTGGATCCGGGAGACGGGGATATCCGTTTCAATTTGCAGCTGGCACGTCAGAAGTCTGTAGACAAGATCGAGCCGGTGGGCGATTTCTTCCTGCACCGTTGGTTCGACAAGGTTCAGAACATGGGGGCTGCCGATTCGTGGGCGCAAATCGGTATTGTTTGTTTTATCCTTTTTATCGGCTGTCTGATCCTGTTCTTCTTCTCCAAGTGGATTCATTTGAAGAAGATCGGGTTTTATCTGGGGCTGGTATTCTTGGTGTTGGTCATCTTTGCCAATATCTTTGCCGGCAACCAGAAGGACGAGCTGATAAACCGGAAGAGCGCGATCGTGTTTGCTCCGACAGTGACAGTGAAAAGTTCTCCCGATGCAAGCGGAACCGACTTGTTTATTCTGCATGAAGGAACGAAGGTCTCTATCAAGAGCAAGTTGGGAGACTGGAATGAAATAGAAATGGAAGATGGAAATGTAGGATGGATGCCCAGCAAAGACATGGAAATCATTTAG
- a CDS encoding BatD family protein — MRKLVFLFVLFATFGVVARAADVTFKASAPEAVVMGETFRLSYTVNAEGKDIRVPEIPDFEVLIGPSTSTNMSTQIINGKMTTETSLTFTYILQPKKEGTFNIAPATIKVKGANYTSNALVIKVLPPDKAEEATKGGSTGTGISKDDAFLTIDVSKRNVYEQEGILVTFKLYVRKDIGGIDQPKFPEFTGFLAQEVELPQNKQLVMENYKGKNYGTAIIKQTVLYPQRSGKITIPSGKLDIVLRVPGPARQRSSVFDDFFGSSSYIDVKKELTTPPVTIDVKPLPSGKPASFSGAVGNFTMTSSISSNNVKTDDAVTVKVKISGNGNIKLVKNPEVAFPNDFDVYDPKVEVDIKTTAAGTSGTKTIEYMAIPRYAGDFEIPAIAFSYFDTKTGSYKTITSEPYKLHVEQGKGGGTSSPVVSNFSNKESVKYLGKDIRYLKVNGIHFVPNNELFFGSFMYYMCYLIPAILFIVFFFIYRKQVKENSNLALVRTKKANKMAVRRLKNAGKLMKENKKEEFYDEVLRALWGYLSDKLSIPQANLTKDNVETELAKYGVDDALIKEFMDILNTCEFARYAPAQASDAMDKLYEQTVDAIGKMENTIKK, encoded by the coding sequence ATGAGGAAATTAGTTTTCTTATTTGTTCTCTTTGCAACTTTCGGAGTGGTAGCCAGAGCGGCGGATGTGACGTTCAAGGCTTCTGCTCCGGAAGCTGTTGTTATGGGAGAAACTTTCAGATTGTCGTACACGGTGAATGCGGAAGGTAAGGATATACGTGTACCGGAAATACCGGACTTTGAGGTATTGATAGGTCCGTCTACTTCCACAAATATGAGTACCCAGATCATTAACGGTAAAATGACAACCGAAACGTCATTGACGTTCACCTATATTCTCCAACCGAAGAAAGAGGGTACTTTCAATATCGCACCGGCAACAATCAAGGTCAAAGGCGCCAATTACACTTCTAACGCATTAGTGATAAAAGTGCTTCCTCCCGATAAGGCGGAAGAGGCAACCAAAGGCGGTTCGACCGGTACTGGTATCAGTAAGGACGATGCTTTTCTGACAATCGATGTTTCTAAACGGAATGTATATGAACAGGAAGGTATTTTGGTTACATTTAAATTGTATGTAAGAAAAGATATCGGAGGGATCGACCAGCCTAAATTCCCCGAATTTACAGGTTTCCTTGCCCAAGAGGTAGAATTGCCGCAAAATAAGCAACTGGTAATGGAGAACTATAAGGGAAAGAACTACGGGACTGCCATTATAAAACAGACGGTGCTGTACCCTCAGCGTTCAGGGAAGATTACGATTCCTTCCGGGAAATTGGATATTGTTTTGCGTGTGCCCGGACCGGCCAGACAGAGAAGCAGTGTATTCGATGATTTCTTCGGTTCGTCGTCTTATATAGATGTAAAGAAAGAATTGACAACGCCCCCTGTAACGATCGATGTCAAGCCGTTGCCGTCGGGTAAACCGGCGTCATTCTCCGGTGCGGTAGGCAATTTCACAATGACCTCCAGCATCAGTTCCAATAATGTAAAGACAGATGATGCCGTTACCGTGAAGGTGAAGATTTCCGGTAATGGAAACATCAAGCTGGTAAAGAATCCGGAAGTCGCTTTCCCGAACGATTTCGACGTTTATGATCCGAAGGTGGAAGTGGACATCAAGACTACCGCGGCAGGAACTTCCGGTACGAAGACGATCGAATATATGGCTATCCCGCGTTACGCAGGCGATTTCGAAATTCCGGCTATCGCATTCTCTTATTTCGATACGAAGACCGGTTCCTATAAGACAATTACATCCGAACCATACAAACTGCACGTAGAGCAGGGCAAGGGAGGGGGAACATCTTCTCCTGTTGTTTCTAATTTCAGTAACAAGGAAAGTGTTAAATATCTGGGTAAGGATATCCGTTACCTGAAAGTGAACGGCATTCATTTTGTTCCGAATAATGAACTGTTCTTCGGCTCATTCATGTACTATATGTGCTATCTGATTCCGGCAATCCTGTTCATTGTTTTCTTCTTCATCTACCGCAAGCAGGTGAAGGAAAATTCCAATCTGGCATTGGTCCGTACGAAGAAAGCCAATAAGATGGCGGTAAGACGTCTGAAAAATGCCGGCAAGCTGATGAAGGAAAACAAGAAAGAAGAATTCTATGACGAAGTGCTTCGTGCCTTGTGGGGCTACTTAAGCGACAAGTTGAGTATACCTCAGGCCAACTTGACAAAGGATAATGTCGAAACGGAACTGGCAAAGTATGGTGTGGATGACGCTTTGATCAAAGAATTTATGGATATCCTGAACACTTGCGAGTTTGCTCGCTATGCTCCGGCACAGGCCTCGGATGCAATGGATAAGCTATATGAACAGACAGTGGATGCCATTGGTAAAATGGAAAATACAATTAAAAAGTAA
- a CDS encoding tetratricopeptide repeat protein — protein MKRMRKSIIWMAAFMFCCGAVFAQKAERKNVREGNKLYETEKFTEAEIAYRKSLEVNPRSSEGTYNLGNALYKQKKFPEAAEQYQLLAGQGEKMIETPEGKARLAEIYHNVGNIGMQSKEYAKSVEAYKQSLRLNPKDDETRYNLALAQKLLHDQQNQQNEDQNQDQNEDKKEDQDKQDQQQQNQDQQQQQDDKKQDKTQEQQPQQQEQMSKDNAQQMLDAFLQDEKDTQEKVKKAQAQQQQRRRTDKEW, from the coding sequence ATGAAACGTATGCGAAAATCGATTATATGGATGGCGGCATTCATGTTCTGCTGCGGGGCTGTGTTTGCCCAGAAGGCGGAACGTAAGAATGTGCGGGAGGGGAATAAACTTTATGAGACGGAAAAGTTTACCGAGGCGGAAATCGCCTACCGGAAAAGTTTGGAAGTGAACCCGCGTTCGTCCGAAGGAACTTATAACTTGGGGAACGCTTTGTATAAGCAGAAGAAATTCCCTGAAGCTGCTGAGCAGTACCAGTTGCTAGCCGGACAGGGGGAGAAGATGATCGAAACGCCCGAAGGTAAAGCCCGCTTGGCTGAGATTTACCATAATGTCGGAAATATTGGCATGCAGAGTAAAGAGTATGCCAAAAGTGTCGAAGCTTATAAACAATCTTTGCGCCTGAATCCGAAAGATGATGAAACACGTTATAATTTGGCTTTGGCACAAAAGTTGTTGCACGATCAGCAGAATCAGCAGAATGAAGATCAAAATCAGGATCAGAACGAGGACAAGAAGGAAGATCAGGATAAACAGGATCAACAGCAGCAGAACCAAGATCAGCAACAACAGCAGGATGATAAGAAGCAGGATAAGACACAGGAACAACAGCCGCAGCAGCAGGAACAGATGAGCAAGGATAACGCTCAACAGATGTTGGATGCCTTCCTGCAGGATGAAAAAGACACTCAGGAGAAGGTGAAGAAAGCGCAGGCTCAACAGCAACAGCGTCGTCGCACGGATAAGGAGTGGTAA
- a CDS encoding VWA domain-containing protein — translation MFRFAHPDFLYLLFLLPVLVAFYVYAIVLKKKAIKKYGNPELLAELMPEVSPKRQHLKFWLLFGAITMVIIVMAGPQFGSKLETVKRQGVEIMVCLDVSNSMLAEDVSPDRLSKAKQMLSKLTDGFSNDKVGLIVFAGDAFTQLPITSDYVSAKMFLSSINPSMVSTQGTAIGAAINLAMRSFTPSETSDKAIILITDGENHEDDAVKAAAAAAEKGIHVNIVGMGDPKGSPIPVDGSNNYMKDKDGNVVITKLNEEMCQEIAAAGHGTYVRADNTNSALRALQKEIDKMNKSELDSKVYSEYDERFQTFAWIALILLLVDFMTLDRKNRVFKKVKLFS, via the coding sequence ATGTTTCGTTTTGCACATCCGGACTTTTTATACTTGCTCTTCTTGCTTCCCGTACTGGTTGCATTCTATGTGTATGCAATCGTCTTGAAAAAGAAGGCAATCAAGAAATATGGTAATCCCGAATTGTTGGCAGAGTTGATGCCGGAGGTTTCTCCCAAGCGTCAGCATCTGAAGTTTTGGCTGTTGTTCGGAGCCATCACGATGGTTATCATAGTTATGGCCGGACCGCAGTTCGGCTCCAAACTGGAGACAGTGAAGCGTCAGGGAGTGGAGATCATGGTTTGTCTGGACGTATCCAATTCGATGTTGGCAGAAGATGTCTCGCCGGATCGCCTGTCCAAGGCCAAGCAGATGTTGTCTAAGCTGACTGACGGCTTTTCTAATGATAAGGTCGGACTGATCGTTTTCGCAGGAGATGCTTTCACGCAGCTTCCTATCACTTCCGATTATGTCTCGGCCAAGATGTTCCTTTCATCCATCAACCCGTCGATGGTGTCGACACAAGGTACGGCTATCGGCGCAGCTATCAACCTGGCGATGCGTTCCTTTACACCGAGCGAGACATCGGACAAGGCGATTATCCTGATCACCGATGGCGAGAACCACGAAGACGATGCCGTGAAAGCAGCTGCCGCAGCAGCAGAAAAAGGCATTCATGTGAACATTGTCGGCATGGGCGACCCGAAAGGTTCTCCGATCCCGGTAGACGGCAGCAACAACTACATGAAGGATAAGGATGGGAATGTGGTGATCACGAAACTAAATGAAGAGATGTGTCAGGAGATTGCGGCTGCCGGCCATGGGACGTATGTCCGTGCCGACAACACCAATTCAGCGCTTCGTGCACTTCAAAAAGAGATCGATAAAATGAATAAATCGGAACTGGACAGCAAAGTCTATTCGGAATATGACGAACGTTTCCAGACGTTTGCCTGGATCGCATTGATTCTGCTTTTAGTGGATTTCATGACGCTGGACCGCAAGAACCGTGTATTCAAAAAAGTAAAATTATTCTCTTAA
- a CDS encoding vWA domain-containing protein → MIFANPTYLYLLLLLIPMIGWYVYKLSKNQASLQVSSTEGFDAPGASSWKVWLRHIPFILRMAAVAVLIVILARPQSTNSWQNSSTEGIDIVLAMDISTSMMAQDLKPNRLEASKDVASAFINGRPNDNIGLVVFAAESFTQCPLTTDHTVLLNLFKDVQPGIIQDGTAIGLGLANAVSRIKDSQAKSKVIILLTDGVNNQGEIAPVTAAEIAKTFGVRVYTIGVGTQGKAPYPFQTAFGVQYMDVDVEIDEPTLKQIAATTGGQYFRATDNASLKEIYSEIDKMEKTKISVQEYSKKQEEYKNWAILLFSLLLVEILLRNTLLRNIP, encoded by the coding sequence ATGATATTTGCAAATCCTACATATCTGTATTTGTTATTGTTGCTGATCCCGATGATCGGATGGTACGTCTACAAACTGAGCAAGAATCAGGCAAGTTTGCAGGTATCGTCTACAGAAGGTTTCGATGCTCCGGGAGCAAGCTCCTGGAAAGTCTGGCTCAGGCATATCCCTTTCATTTTGCGTATGGCGGCGGTGGCTGTCCTGATCGTGATATTGGCGCGGCCGCAGTCGACCAACAGTTGGCAGAACTCTTCGACGGAAGGTATCGACATCGTGCTGGCAATGGATATCTCGACCAGTATGATGGCGCAGGACTTGAAACCGAACCGTCTGGAAGCATCCAAAGATGTGGCGTCCGCTTTCATCAACGGCCGTCCGAACGATAATATCGGTTTGGTCGTGTTTGCGGCGGAGAGTTTCACGCAATGCCCGTTGACAACCGACCATACGGTTTTGTTGAACCTCTTCAAGGATGTCCAGCCGGGTATAATCCAGGATGGGACGGCGATCGGTCTGGGGTTGGCGAATGCTGTCAGCCGTATCAAGGATAGCCAGGCCAAGTCGAAAGTGATTATCTTGTTGACGGATGGTGTGAACAACCAGGGCGAGATCGCTCCAGTGACGGCTGCCGAGATAGCCAAGACGTTCGGGGTCCGTGTCTATACGATCGGTGTCGGAACGCAGGGCAAGGCTCCTTATCCGTTCCAGACGGCCTTCGGTGTCCAGTATATGGATGTCGATGTGGAGATCGACGAGCCGACCCTGAAGCAGATTGCCGCTACGACCGGCGGACAGTATTTCCGTGCGACGGATAATGCCAGCCTGAAGGAGATCTATTCGGAAATCGATAAGATGGAGAAGACGAAGATCAGCGTGCAGGAATACAGTAAAAAGCAGGAAGAGTACAAGAATTGGGCGATCCTGCTGTTCTCGCTGTTGCTGGTCGAGATATTATTGAGAAATACATTGTTAAGAAATATACCGTAA
- a CDS encoding DUF58 domain-containing protein, which produces METSELLKKVRRIEIKTRGLSRNIFAGQYHSAFKGRGMAFSEVREYQYGDDIRDIDWNVTARYVRPYVKVFEEERELTVMLLIDVSGSRDFGSVNVMKKEVITEIAATLAFSAIQNNDKIGVVFFSDKIEKFIPPQKGKKHILYVIRELIDFQPDKKQTNIAQALKYLTNAIKKRCTAFLISDFIDKDGFKDALTIANRKHDVVAIQVYDRRETELPAVGLMKIKDAETGQERWIDSSSARVRAAYKEWWDRRQAAMSDSFKKCRVDSVSIRTEDDYVKALIALFDKRN; this is translated from the coding sequence ATGGAAACAAGTGAACTATTAAAGAAGGTTCGACGGATTGAGATAAAGACGCGCGGCTTGTCACGCAATATTTTTGCTGGGCAATACCATTCGGCGTTCAAAGGGCGCGGTATGGCGTTCAGCGAAGTGCGCGAGTATCAATACGGAGACGATATCCGTGATATTGACTGGAACGTGACCGCACGTTACGTCCGCCCATACGTGAAGGTGTTCGAAGAAGAACGGGAGCTGACGGTGATGTTGCTGATCGACGTGTCGGGCAGCAGGGACTTCGGTTCCGTGAATGTAATGAAGAAAGAAGTCATTACGGAGATTGCGGCGACACTGGCTTTCTCGGCTATCCAGAACAACGACAAGATCGGTGTGGTGTTCTTCTCCGACAAGATAGAGAAATTCATTCCTCCTCAGAAAGGGAAGAAGCACATCTTGTATGTCATTCGCGAACTGATCGACTTCCAGCCGGATAAAAAACAGACCAACATTGCACAGGCATTGAAATATCTGACCAATGCGATCAAGAAGCGCTGTACGGCTTTCCTGATCTCCGACTTTATCGACAAGGATGGTTTCAAGGATGCCTTGACCATTGCCAACCGCAAGCATGACGTGGTGGCCATACAGGTGTATGACCGCCGCGAGACGGAACTACCGGCTGTAGGGTTGATGAAGATCAAGGATGCGGAGACCGGACAGGAACGCTGGATAGACAGCTCGTCTGCCCGTGTACGGGCCGCCTACAAGGAATGGTGGGACCGCCGACAGGCTGCCATGAGCGATTCATTCAAGAAATGTCGTGTCGATTCGGTCTCCATCCGTACGGAAGATGATTATGTGAAAGCATTGATTGCTCTTTTTGACAAACGTAATTAA
- a CDS encoding AAA family ATPase, whose amino-acid sequence MSQTVDIRELNERIESKSSFVNMITMGMDQVIVGQKHLVESLLIGLLSDGHILLEGVPGLAKTLAIKTLASLIDAKYSRIQFTPDLLPADVIGTMIYSQKSEEFQVKQGPVFANFVLADEINRAPAKVQSALLEAMQERQVTISENTYRLPSPFLVMATQNPIEQEGTYPLPEAQVDRFMLKVIINYPKKEEEKLIIRQNISGVKPDIKPILTKEEILEARKVVREVYLDEKIERYIVDIVFATRFPQEHGLANLANMISFGASPRASISLALAARAYAFIKRRGYVIPEDIRAVCHDVMRHRIGLSYEAEANNLTSEEVISEILNKVEVP is encoded by the coding sequence ATGAGTCAGACAGTAGACATTCGTGAGTTGAACGAGCGAATTGAAAGTAAAAGTTCGTTTGTGAACATGATTACGATGGGTATGGACCAGGTAATTGTTGGACAGAAACATTTGGTTGAATCATTATTGATCGGTCTGCTTTCAGATGGCCATATCCTGCTGGAAGGTGTGCCGGGATTGGCAAAGACATTGGCCATTAAGACACTGGCATCATTGATCGATGCGAAGTATAGCCGTATCCAGTTCACGCCGGACTTACTGCCGGCTGACGTGATCGGTACGATGATTTATAGTCAGAAAAGCGAAGAATTCCAAGTCAAACAAGGTCCAGTCTTCGCTAATTTTGTATTGGCGGATGAAATCAACCGTGCTCCGGCAAAGGTGCAGAGTGCCCTTCTGGAAGCAATGCAGGAACGCCAGGTGACAATCAGCGAAAATACATACAGATTACCGTCTCCTTTCTTGGTAATGGCGACCCAGAACCCGATCGAGCAGGAAGGAACCTATCCGCTGCCTGAAGCACAGGTAGACCGTTTCATGCTGAAGGTCATCATCAACTATCCGAAGAAAGAAGAAGAAAAGTTGATTATCCGTCAGAATATCTCCGGAGTGAAGCCGGACATTAAACCGATCCTGACGAAGGAAGAGATCCTCGAAGCCCGTAAGGTTGTCCGTGAGGTTTATCTGGACGAAAAGATCGAACGCTATATCGTAGACATTGTGTTTGCTACCCGCTTCCCGCAGGAACATGGTTTGGCAAACCTGGCTAACATGATCTCCTTCGGAGCCTCTCCGCGTGCGTCCATCAGTTTGGCGCTGGCTGCCCGTGCGTATGCCTTTATCAAACGCAGAGGATATGTGATCCCCGAAGATATCCGTGCCGTATGCCACGACGTGATGCGTCACCGTATCGGTTTGAGCTACGAAGCGGAAGCCAATAATCTGACCTCCGAAGAGGTGATCAGCGAAATCCTGAACAAAGTCGAAGTCCCTTAA
- a CDS encoding HU family DNA-binding protein, with product MNNRLAIQDLAGLLAEYTGKDKNSSERFLREFIAVVSEGVYTDKLVKVKGLGTFKIIPVEKRESIHVNTGERFVIPEHYKFSFLPDKELRELVNKPFSFFETTELRENVDFTDMDVVLDEPDIKETEDESIEEMIPEEKHLPEEEPVVFSEEGSAVPPEEDPVVFSEEEPAGQPEDEGMDTLEPVVDERSDSSGPDSPIEEVETGPDAERKKPRTKRIAVVSMFVFLLMLFNIGLYLNRTYFFEKEKEPLRIDTVFPKGETVATEAVPDTTIVFANEDSSQTVGETTVENPVVEPEAVSPKVIARVKIEPGSRLTLISLKYYGSKLFWVYLYEYNRAVITDPNNVPIGTVIEVPAPEMYGIDRRDRSSIEKAAARQTEILSGKL from the coding sequence ATGAATAACCGGCTGGCGATACAGGATCTGGCCGGTCTGTTGGCCGAATATACAGGTAAGGACAAGAATAGTTCCGAGCGCTTTTTGAGAGAATTCATAGCGGTCGTGTCGGAAGGTGTCTATACGGATAAACTGGTAAAGGTCAAAGGGCTCGGTACTTTTAAGATCATTCCGGTGGAGAAGCGTGAAAGCATTCATGTGAATACGGGTGAACGTTTTGTAATCCCGGAACATTACAAGTTTTCCTTCCTGCCGGACAAGGAACTGCGGGAGCTTGTTAATAAACCGTTCTCTTTTTTTGAAACGACCGAACTGCGGGAGAATGTCGATTTTACCGATATGGATGTCGTGTTGGACGAACCGGACATAAAAGAGACGGAAGACGAATCGATTGAGGAGATGATACCGGAAGAGAAACATCTTCCCGAAGAAGAACCTGTTGTCTTCTCGGAAGAGGGATCTGCTGTTCCTCCGGAAGAAGACCCGGTTGTCTTTTCAGAAGAAGAACCTGCCGGGCAGCCCGAAGATGAAGGGATGGATACCCTTGAACCGGTTGTGGACGAACGTTCAGATAGTTCCGGACCTGACAGTCCGATCGAAGAGGTAGAAACTGGTCCGGATGCGGAAAGAAAGAAGCCCCGCACGAAGCGGATTGCCGTTGTTTCTATGTTTGTATTCCTTCTTATGCTATTCAATATCGGGCTTTACCTGAATCGCACGTACTTTTTCGAAAAGGAAAAAGAGCCCTTGAGGATTGATACGGTCTTTCCCAAAGGAGAGACTGTTGCGACCGAAGCCGTTCCGGATACGACAATCGTTTTTGCCAATGAAGATTCCTCCCAGACTGTGGGTGAAACAACGGTGGAAAATCCGGTAGTTGAACCCGAAGCCGTTTCGCCTAAAGTCATTGCCCGTGTCAAGATCGAGCCGGGAAGCCGCCTGACGCTGATCTCGTTGAAATATTACGGAAGCAAATTGTTCTGGGTATATCTGTATGAATATAATAGAGCTGTCATAACGGACCCGAATAACGTGCCTATCGGCACTGTGATCGAGGTGCCTGCACCGGAAATGTACGGCATCGACCGTCGTGATCGTTCTTCCATTGAAAAAGCCGCTGCCCGCCAGACTGAGATACTGAGTGGCAAACTGTAA
- a CDS encoding HU family DNA-binding protein: MKNKELVTELAARMGWTAQEVAETLSVLSSVVSSRLVDNDTIYLQGFGQFEVKKKAERISVNPSNGKRYLVPPKLVPVFKPGTTVKNKLKELGDHE, encoded by the coding sequence ATGAAAAATAAGGAACTGGTTACTGAACTTGCCGCCCGTATGGGTTGGACTGCGCAGGAAGTTGCTGAAACGCTTTCTGTCCTGAGTTCCGTCGTCAGTTCGCGTCTGGTAGATAACGACACCATATATTTGCAGGGCTTCGGTCAGTTTGAGGTGAAAAAAAAAGCGGAACGGATCTCTGTCAATCCTTCAAACGGAAAACGGTATTTAGTTCCTCCCAAACTTGTCCCGGTGTTCAAACCCGGAACGACCGTCAAGAATAAACTAAAAGAATTAGGCGACCATGAATAA